AAAtaatagaagaagagaagagcATAGTAGTGGCAGCTACTGCTCAGCTAATCTTGAACAAAAGAGCAAACTCTagtttcaaaataataaataaaatataaagaaaaagaaaagaaaaatataattccACGCCACCAATTTCCTAAATCATATTTATGACACAACACTCTTGCGCGTGTCGTTCACCCTCTCATTTTTATTGCATTTATCTGTTGTcggtttttttatattaatatatatataatttataaatagCTTTTGCctctttttattaattttcttaatttttttttttgtatttattcgTTTTTTGAAAGCAACTGCGCTcgttcttctttttttttccttattcCTAAATCACATGGTCGTGTCGCTTTACTTAAAAgactaataatttaaaaataataaatcattGCAAACTTTGTTTGGTTTTCTATGGTTTTGGTCTCGTTCTCTTTACCAttccaaaaaatatattttttttaattatttttaattttcaagATCTAAAACCTACCCTTCATTTTAATTTAAGAACTCTTCTTTTTGTCAGCTTTCTTGtctttatttaattgtttttaaGCCATACtacataatttaatatattttcccCCCTAAACCAAGCATGAGaaattttaaaggaaaaaaaagataCATGTAATTTGATTCAATAActacaacaaataaataaatgaagTCTAAAAAATAAATGGCACCGCCTAACGTGTCTCAAAGGAAAATCATTGAAATCAAAATGGGTCGGAAAATCTCTAAACGAATACTATAATTGCAATTATGTCAAGCCAGAAATTTATctaattaatttcaaataaatGCAGAGTAGATTTACTATAAAAGTTACAACAAACGAAACAATAAGTTATCTAATTAACAATTTAATTTTGCCGAAATTATTAAATGtaacaaaatattttattttttcgtATATGTAGTAATAGTAGGTGGTCATATTTATTTACACCTATTCAATACATAAACGAATACAATACAATACATCAACGCACTATGGTGCTTTTTCACTTTAATGGGTTCGGTTggcagtggtggtggtggtggtggtacgCTTTTACACTAGCCCAAAGTGCAACTGGCAGGATGACTTTGGCAATAAAAATGTCACAAAAAAGAGTCATCAATTTGGGGACTACTGTAcaactagtagtagtagtagtgatagCTAGGTGGACAAAGTATGGGGATTGCCAAATCTTAAAGCTTTAATTCCATTGATGGCTTCCTTTGCTTCAACATCAATACTGATGAAAATTCCTATCCATGTGTAGCTGGAATGAATTTGTAGATGTAGTTCATCATAACCTCTTCTTAAAAAGAGTCCCAATTTATAAAATTGGGATCAAGTTAAAAAAAATAGGTTTGGGCGAAGCTCTTTTACCTTATTGATTCAACAACTCAGTAGTATATAACTTCGTTACCAAGGATTAGTGCTAAACGGTCAGAAGTCCAAATTATGCACTGGTTAATGTCAAGTGCAAATTAGACTGGTTGGAGCTCCAGAGAACAATCACATAAAAGTCATATGCATGGTCCATCTAGTTGAAAAATATCACTTGGGTGCCCCTAAAACAAGGCATATATAGAGTATAGATTGTCCACAAAATAGCTCATTTGACTAGACAGATTAAAGCCATATTTTCTAAAAGGTGTGCCCCAGTGGTCACACCCTTTTTTAGTCTAGCTCCaacatttcaagatgtaaatattaAGTAACCAAAGGAAGAAAGATAAAATATCAAGCTCTATGCTTTCACCGGTAGTATTTAATACTCCTCATCTACAAAATATGCTTTTAGAACAAGCCCTTTACGGCATTTATAGGTTCTTGGATAGAGAACATGTTTATGTCACCAGAGTCGCTTGGATCTAAAAAATGAAGAAACAAATTAGCAATCATTCATTTCAGAACAAGATTTGTACGGCACATTCACTATGAAAAACCATTCTATGAATAGGCTGTTTCACTTCCAATACAGGGTACAACAGGCACAAGACAAGAGGCAAAGGGGATTTAGTTAAACGGGTATATGACATGATACAAGGCAATTTAATGATACAATTGTTCCCAACTCTTGCTTACATCAACACAATCAATTCAACCACTAAAAACAGCAATAATGAATCTAATGAACACAAGAAAGGATAGTAGAAACCATTAGTTAGACCACACGTGTACTAGACCATGCCTATTGCCTGTATAGATCTCATTCCGCTCTTCATCGTAGAATAGAGCAGTAATATCTTCCAATGCTTCAGCAACTGTGCTCCGAGTTCTGGCTGCTTGGGAACGCTTCTTTGATTGGCATTTGCTGCCGCTGCCGCTGCCACTGACACAACACTTACTACAGCAACCTTCTATTTCCAATGGGGTACTGTTACTTGCTCTAATTTTAGCAAGGCATTTCCCAGTCAAAATATTGCTGATATTGATCGACCCTGCTGCAATAGAAATGCAGTGTAAGATATCATATGATCTATTTATGAAATGGATAGACCAATAAGGCTATCATTTAGATGAAGGATAAGATGTAAAAAATTCAATCGGATTCTTAAATAGCACAAGAGCAAATGATGCCATTTCATCTACTCCCCCCAATTTACTCCTAAAGATATTGGGAAGTATCGCAGACTCAATTGACAATCATGATTACTtaacaaacacacacacacacacaccccAATTAATTCCAGTACCATCTATACCAATTAGAAATTCAAATGTATAATGTTATTCCACTACATAGGCTGCATGCAGTTTCCTTACTTTCACCTTTATATAGGTGGTTCCCCAGTCTGAGAAGTGGGTAGTAGAACTTCTAAACTTATGTGTAGAGTATAAAATAAATCACAGAAACAAATTACCACTTCCTTCGGACAAGGGATCATCAGAATCAGCCTTGCAGTAAGATATAATAAGATCTTGATCACTAGTAATGTATATGTTATTAGTATTGCAGTCGGGGTGCCACAAAAGGTGATCCTCAAACGAAGTTACAAGCTCCCCACGAAAGTTCCATACAGCCACAGTTCGATTTCTAAACGTTAAGAATAACTGGTTCTCATACAGAAATATAAAAGCTGACGGTGTCATAAATTCAGTTCTGCTAACTTCTGTTAGCTCAAAATTACGAACCTAGACAAATGACAAACCAACAGTTAGAACATGAAAGGTACACGAACATATACAAATGAAAAGGCTAGATTTCAAGAAGATCCTCACATCAAGAATCTGGAGGTTCTCATTTTCTTGCTTGACAAGAAGCTTCTCGTTGAACTGTTCGATAAAATCCACCTTCTTATTCCGGTGAAGGAGATGATTAAATGATTTGAGAACTGTACCATCCTCTATAGAAAGAATCTTAAGGGGCACATGGCCACTAGCCTTAGTTAAAATCAACAGCATGATCCCAGGACTGTTAAAGAAAGGGaaagaacaattttttttaaaaaaaaagtatcaATTAGAGTAAAAATGGTGTGACACATATGTATATGCTCGTACACTAAGCTAGTATAAATATGATAGTGAAGAAAGTTAAGATAAGATTACCTTATCTTTATTTCCTGAACATTTTTATCAGATATGGAGTAGAGCATGGTATAGTTCTTCAGGTCAAACACCTTGTATATACTACAACAAAGAAAATATAAAGGTATATCAATTTTAAGAAGCCAGTAGTTTTAAATCTCAGTAGAACACTCAATACTGACAAAACAAAACTATTTACCTATCCTGTGCGGAATATGTGAGAACCTTCCCATTTACATCGTCAAACTCAACAAAACCCGGCCATTTTAGCGACTCGGATTCAAAAAGAGCAAAGCCAGCATCTGGTTTGCCCCTTCGAATATATCTGAACCATACAAAAAGGCCAGTCTTTAGCAGGATatggagaaaaagaagaagaaaatcacCAACGTATTCTTTCATGTAGAATTCCTTTTTTTCCCTTTCTATATGTACATTTTTTGGTACTTACTCAATCCTTGTGCTTCTACATTTTAAAGAACTGAAATTGTCTGAAGCATAAACTGAAACTGTGATAAGCgagtcattatttttattgtaAAACAAGCTCCGTATAACTTCATCGGGACTGACATTGAGAAAGCATATCCTCTGATTAGTCTCTGCATCCAATGATGAAACATTTTACGCATTCATCAATTAAGTGTAGGTCCAAAGATCTTAAATAACATCACACCAAATAGAAGATCAGAACAGAAATATTAAAGCTATTTTACCTCTGCTAAAAGCTGCACAAACACCGGATTGTGCAAGAGCAAACACAATGTCACGAGCTGCTACAATCTCAATGATCTTGGACCTCTTCCTTAAAAAAGGCAGTACCATAGAACAATGACCCTTCGGATCATGTGTATCATATTCTTCCTACACAAATGTTCGCGCAAATATAATCACTTGCGAAACTAA
This genomic interval from Humulus lupulus chromosome 8, drHumLupu1.1, whole genome shotgun sequence contains the following:
- the LOC133798098 gene encoding uncharacterized protein LOC133798098 isoform X2; the protein is MEGGGRRISASPRPCSVRRVVAKKRPRVGGVDGFVNSVKKLQRREISSKRDRAFTMSDAQERFRNIRLQEEYDTHDPKGHCSMVLPFLRKRSKIIEIVAARDIVFALAQSGVCAAFSRETNQRICFLNVSPDEVIRSLFYNKNNDSLITVSVYASDNFSSLKCRSTRIEYIRRGKPDAGFALFESESLKWPGFVEFDDVNGKVLTYSAQDSIYKVFDLKNYTMLYSISDKNVQEIKISPGIMLLILTKASGHVPLKILSIEDGTVLKSFNHLLHRNKKVDFIEQFNEKLLVKQENENLQILDVRNFELTEVSRTEFMTPSAFIFLYENQLFLTFRNRTVAVWNFRGELVTSFEDHLLWHPDCNTNNIYITSDQDLIISYCKADSDDPLSEGSGSINISNILTGKCLAKIRASNSTPLEIEGCCSKCCVSGSGSGSKCQSKKRSQAARTRSTVAEALEDITALFYDEERNEIYTGNRHGLVHVWSN
- the LOC133798098 gene encoding uncharacterized protein LOC133798098 isoform X1: MEGGGRRISASPRPCSVRRVVAKKRPRVGGVDGFVNSVKKLQRREISSKRDRAFTMSDAQERFRNIRLQEEYDTHDPKGHCSMVLPFLRKRSKIIEIVAARDIVFALAQSGVCAAFSRETNQRICFLNVSPDEVIRSLFYNKNNDSLITVSVYASDNFSSLKCRSTRIEYIRRGKPDAGFALFESESLKWPGFVEFDDVNGKVLTYSAQDSIYKVFDLKNYTMLYSISDKNVQEIKISPGIMLLILTKASGHVPLKILSIEDGTVLKSFNHLLHRNKKVDFIEQFNEKLLVKQENENLQILDVRNFELTEVSRTEFMTPSAFIFLYENQLFLTFRNRTVAVWNFRGELVTSFEDHLLWHPDCNTNNIYITSDQDLIISYCKADSDDPLSEGSAGSINISNILTGKCLAKIRASNSTPLEIEGCCSKCCVSGSGSGSKCQSKKRSQAARTRSTVAEALEDITALFYDEERNEIYTGNRHGLVHVWSN